GAGTAACTCAGCACGCGGGCAGCGCTTAGGGGTCGTTTCGAGACGGTGGGCATGTGCGTGTGTATCGATGCTTGGCGATTTTCCTCCAAATCGACGAaccgcgaaggagaaggcagcTCTCTCGTTTAGGTCAGGGCGAGGTTGTCTGTTACCCATGTGTCCGTCTGTCGAGAAAAAGACTGAATCTGCTCTTTGCGTACAAAGTGAAAAGCTGTGTTCCTTGTCTGAATCATGCGTATGTATGTTTCATGTATCTGAGAGAAGCACCAATGCATGTTTAGTCGTAGGTGTGGTCACATCGGCGTTTTTGTTTCGTATGTCGTTCGCATTCATTGTTGGCGAAGCACTTTTTTCCGTTGTGTACCGTAGTTGAGTTGCTCCGTCCTGTGCCTGTTTTGTTTAAACTTCGCCGTGGAATGCCGTTTCTCAAAACGCAGCATTCACATAGATAGaagctccgcctctcgccagcCCATGATACGCCCGCCAGTCGCCTTGATAAACCCTGTGCAGTTTATAAGCAAACTGGGCAGAGGCGACTAGCATCCGGGAAGGTCACCTCAGCATTCAGCGTCGTTTGCCGACTGTGTTGGATGACTCGGCGCTTaaccgcgtctctctcggtgCGCTTTGCAAGAAGAGCGTCTGggctgcctctgcaggaGCCAGTTGATAGAAAGAGACGTTTGCAACAGAACTGCTGACTGGCCTGTTTCAGGCGGAGAGCGAACGAATGGCTGTTCACTGCCAACCTCTATTTGTGCCGCAAGGGCTCTCACATACAGGGAGAACGGCCGATGCCACCAGCGTAAGGGATGTCTCGGCCGTTCGCTGCCCATGTGGCTTCTTGATTGCTGTTTCCGCCCAACTGGAGATGCCCACGCGCATCTGAGTTCACACACAGCCCTCCTGGATCATACTCTTGCAAAATTTTCGTCACGCTGCACGCACAAGCGCCGTGATACTCGCCTACTCGAGGACGAAAGCTGAATAATAGCCAGGTGTCGTGCAGCTATCCCTCTTATGGAGACCCCGTACGATCTTCATTCGTCCAAGGAAACGAAAGAGAGGAATTCCTCGAGATGCTCTTGGTAGAGGGTTTTGACATTTCGGGGACACCTTCAATTTCAGAATGAGCATTGCGCCCTAAATATGCTGATTTTCTTGCACCTTTCAAGGCTTTTTTCGCTGGACGAGGTTGAAACCATCCACATGGCTTTTTAACACACAACTTCAAGTCGAGTATACTTTTGTGTCtgaaagaagaaggcgagcgtCAGAGGACTCGAGTCGCCCGTCAACGCGACCCTGTCTCCcggagcgaggcgggagCATGCACGGTCGCGGTGGCAGTTTCGATGACTCCGCTCGTCTACCTTACGGAAACATGCTTGGCAGTTTCCTCGGCTTCATCCCGTTTTTCTCCCTGTGACAGTCCTTCCTGTTCTACGTCTGCAGGGTGTTTTACGCCTTCACCTATTTATTTTTGTATTCCCAGTTTCTGCTCGCGGTTTTCTCTCCTGTGTggttccccccccccctccccccctgtCATCGTTCTTTTTAATTCTGCGCGTGAGTGTAGCGTCTTCCCTGCTGTTGAGCATTTCCAGGCTCCTCTTCGAGAGAAAGCTTCGCTGAACATCAGTGTTTGTTTCCATTCATTCCTGTCGCGTGAATTGCGCAACTAAAGGTCCTCACTCTTTTTCGCCGCGGGAGAACAGCGGCTGAGGGACCGCCAAAGTGACGCTTACCCACAAATAGCTGTTGCGATTTTCGTAGTTGTTTGCAAGCACGCAGGGCTTGGTCTCGTAGGCAACATCGCCTCGCACGCTACTTTCAATATCACGCTTAGACCTTTTTGCGGAtttcctcgtctcctctgtggCGTTTCGTCGCTTCCCCATCCCGTACTTCGATTTGTCGAGCTCTTATCTGAGCGCCGTCGTGGCTGCCATCAGCACCAAGTCTCGTTGCCagctctttttttctcgagAGCCGTGTTCGTGGAGCTCGCGGTCCTACGTTAAGTACAAAGGACTCAACGCCCGCTGCAATCGCTAGCTGCGTTGGCAAAATGGCGGCTCGTAAGCAGTAAATGACGAGAAAAGAATGAGCAGCAAGGCGGGCTCAGGCTAGTGCATGTAGATACGCATATGAAGTCACCTGTGGATGCAGAGTTTTCTTTGAGGTTCGGTTTCTGTCGGTTAACAATACCAGTTCGTCGAAACAAGCCTAGAGGCCACGTAATACGCTTGTATTTCAGCAGAAGTGTACCGTCCACGTGTGGACGCCCTGTATCGAGCGTCAGTACAAGTCTTTTTTTTGGCGTCCTTCAAAGGTTGCGGCAAAGCGATGCGTCTCTTGCTCCGTTTTCAGAGTATGCAGTCACTAGGTAAATATACCTATGTAATCACTGTTTTCACTGACTCACCTTCATATGCCGGACATGGTTTTCCTATGTGTCGTTTAGGTGCCCAATTTGAGTCGAGCAACGAggtcggcgtcttcgcgaaGCTGACTAACTCGTACTGCCTGGTCGCTCTCGGCGGCTCGGAGCACTTCTACAGCACCCTTGAGGCGGAGCTCGCCCCTCACATTCCCGTCGTGCATGCAACTGTCGGCGGCACCAGAGTCATTGGACGCGTGTGCGTGGGTAAGTGACGCAGTTTCAATGCATGCTGTGCGCGTGGATATTCGAATCTTCGTGGGAATGGTGATGCAAatcctctccttctttccggcgccggccgcctgATAGTATGCGTCCGTGTGTGTGGGACGTGGAAAGCTGGCGAGACCGTGGCTGCCTCCGTGGCGGTCACAGAAGCGGCAGACGATGACTAGTGCATCGGCATTCCATATCTGTAAGCCTGCAAAAATATGGTGCCTTCTTGACTGCTGTATCTCTCCTCGTGAGTAGGCGAGGGCGAACCGACTGCAGACTCCGTTTTACGTCGGCGGTCCGTTTGCCTGtgctctctcgctctgctgGCCTTCACGACGTTGGTGTATCTCCTGCGCTGTGCAAGCATCCGGTTTCCGCTCTGTCTGAGCGAGCTGAGCGCCTCGTTTTTGGAGCGGACTTCCCGGACTGCAAACAAACGTGTGTGTGTACctgcctgcctgcggcgcgttgCATGTCTGGATGGTGTCGTgtttccgcgtctgcgtttcAGGCAACCGGAGGGGCCTGATTGTGCCGTCCATCACGACAGAccaggagctgcagcacctgCGGAACTCGCTGCCGGATTCGGTGGAAATTCGCCGCGTCGAAGAGCGCCTGTCGGCCCTGGGCAACAACGTCGCCTGCAACGACTACGTGGCTCTGCTGCACACCGACATGGATAAGGAAACCGAAGAAATCATCCAGGACGTgctcggcgtcgaggcctTCCGCGCCACCATCGGCAAGCAAACCCTCGTGGGCAGCTACTGCCAGTTCACCAACCAAGGCGGCCTCGTAAGTGCAAAGTCCTCGAAAGACTCGCCCCTCGAGGGGGAAACGTTCTCAGGTTCCTCAGCGGCGACCAACGCAGTGGTGACCTCCAGGCTGTGCGCAAGTGTGCCCagagcgagcagcgcgcgtcctcttctgcttGGCTGCACTGGGGACTCGTCCTCCCAGGACGTCCAGCGCATTCCCAGGGCAGGGAGCTCTCTGAGTGTAGGCAGGCGGCTGCCTATCTATAGGGGTGTCTGACGGCGGCACGCTTTCCAGTCGTCTGTAGAGGCAAGAAAGTTGGAGGTGGAGGGCTGCACAGCGGAACCGGCGACGAAGTCAGGCCCCAGAGTGGCACGCGGCAGGATGGGGTGACTTTGGTTCCCGCGTGTCGTTCACTTGCCCTCTTAGGATGTTTTGACTTTAATTTTCGCGTGTCGTTTAGTTGCCTTTTTTTGCACTCCTCTCGTGTTTGTGCGGACCTGCAGGTACACGTCATGACGCCGGTGGAAGACATGGAGGAGCTTTCGCAGCTGATTCAGGTGCCTCTCACGGCTGGAACGATCAACCGTGGCTCAGATCTCGTCGGCGCGGGTACGTCCACTCGAGTTCGCGTCCAACTGCATTTCGCATTTTAAAAAGGTTAGGAGCGATTGGGGTTTTCCggcagcctgcagcaggcgcctcgtcgtccggTTCCTGACATGCTGGCTTGCTTCTGTGCTTGCGGGCTTTGGCGCTGCAGGGCTCATTGCGAACGATTGGGCGGCGTTCTGCGGCATGGACACGACTGCGACTGAGCTGGCCGTGGTAGAGCGCATTTTCAAGATTGCGACGCGAAATCAACAGAAACTGAACCTCGTGGACGATCTGACGGTGCAGTCTTCTTTGATCGATACCCTGTCCTAAGGCGGACGCTGGCACAGGTGTAGCAGGAAGGATGTCCTTCGCACGGAGGAatcgtctctgcttcctcagTATACGGTCGTGCTGTCCCTGTTTTCAggagcgcgcatgcatgtatatattaTGCGTGTGTGGGTTTCCAGAGGGAACCAGGTATCATGACTGTCTCTTGTTTTCTGATTTCCCACGTCAAAGACACCGTACAGCTCTTGGAGTCCTTCCCGGACCGAGGGGCAATTTTAGTTTCTCGCCCTTCTGAATATCCTAAGGGACTCCGTTtatgtctcctctcctctcccgctgTGGACTTCTGACAGCGCATGCGTCCATGCGCGTTTCTgtgtgcggcgggcgcctgcgaacCGAGACGTCTGTCAGTTTGCgggtcgcccgccgctcAGTTTTGGCGATCTGCTGCCGAGTTTTGCTGCATCGTTCAATTGTCTGAATGCATTTAAGAGCGGATTTCAGGTGTGCTGTGTGCGGTCGCGATGGCACAACTGCAGGGAATGAAAAGAGAAGGCAGGCGGGTGCCATCTCGCTGAAGAGGCGTGTAGCCTGTCAGTGCCTGGGGATTTaacgcgcgcagacgaatACATACTCCTATGTATCTTTATTGGCGTTGGCGCGCATTCGGATGTGTTGGTTAATGTTGTGAGGTGTGTGTGGTGTGCTAGCCCGCGCGCAGTAATTGTTTTCCGTTTCTCGCGTGTGTCAGCGGATGCCCTGTAGGAAGGGCGTTGTGTGCGCGGGTCTGCACTGACTTGGCGTTGTAATAAAAAAACCTGGGTTTGATGGCCGCGACGTTCATGAGGCTGACGGCGGAATATGAATCCAAAGGCTAGTCGGCGAGGAGAGGTGTCGCAGGGCTGTCCGCGGCGCGGTCAGTTTCACGAAGAGAGTGAGACGCTATACCGTGCTGCAGTAGACAGCgtcgcgcgggcgggcggTAAACTGCCGTCGACGTTGAGCACTTTGCCAAGCACAGCTTGGAGGGTGGAAGCTACACAAACTCATCTGCCGGTCTGTGTTGAAGAGCCTCAAAAAATGCACGCGGGAAGGAAGTAGTACTGTAGAATAGAAC
This DNA window, taken from Besnoitia besnoiti strain Bb-Ger1 chromosome III, whole genome shotgun sequence, encodes the following:
- a CDS encoding putative eukaryotic initiation factor-6 (encoded by transcript BESB_044610), translated to MQSLGAQFESSNEVGVFAKLTNSYCLVALGGSEHFYSTLEAELAPHIPVVHATVGGTRVIGRVCVGNRRGLIVPSITTDQELQHLRNSLPDSVEIRRVEERLSALGNNVACNDYVALLHTDMDKETEEIIQDVLGVEAFRATIGKQTLVGSYCQFTNQGGLVHVMTPVEDMEELSQLIQVPLTAGTINRGSDLVGAGLIANDWAAFCGMDTTATELAVVERIFKIATRNQQKLNLVDDLTVQSSLIDTLS